Proteins from a genomic interval of Dehalococcoidia bacterium:
- a CDS encoding GLUG motif-containing protein: protein MQFKSIAGYITIIILLAAVVGGLAALPSHGAVAADGTLNNSSITGLGIAPQLNITRFDFYTLSVNVDPGGRTINNVSFVIRPQNAGVNNSDWDFLTNGTPNPDPNVPFTREATEGPAGTWSFNLLRPDNIYPEIAFIRGINSSPSNSRFWRDSYHLMHFTNHFDMGANTSFFIELYATPKTTAPLSVDMQVFLVGNGFNISEFQSGNFSNEAWRNHTDVELVGTISQASDYHHTHSPNSSHFLIPLSTNSEAKIEIGNKSIDISGDFWVIFTTGHQLQNRGWDLKYHPGENNGTWYKGSGTTFALQSGCPDAHVHFAREFPADPYNSMEVYVAVGYEEGGTSYNFSSAKSLFSFSELPNLPPNPSAFTAPAPGIYQGNVTISWFPATDPNNDPLTYNVSLIDDEAVETQIASNLSATSFSLNSSAYADGFYNIRVEACESGTDDLFCTDFDLLSNFDEGLCEFFRIWNGDPEGGIGTTGNPYLICDVCDLQNMKLNLSAHYALNNSIDLTVLDWGNWSDGNGFIPIGNFSNPFEGSFDGCGYNISGLFINRSSTSFVGLFAYFHLGTLSNVSLIDVNITGLYNVGGLAGGNWDGAVNNSYVTGSVNAIQGDVGGLIGDNNGTVNNSCAAAEVSGNTDNVGGLVGDNADSGSVNNSCATGNVIGGDGNVGGLVGYNYGYGVINNSYATGTVNGYDYIGGLLGYSEEYGSVSNSYATGDVGGNLDVGGLAGYNDGSVYNCSAAGAVSGSENTGGLIGENSYDATINCSYAAANVAGNQVAGGLAGENLGLISRSYATGNVSAGNSNIGGLVGYNNCGDIIDAYAAGNVSGASDVGGLVGTDNGCGVINSSYSTGYVSGTGVEIGGFLGRNESSEVYNSFWDTETSNQSISAGGTGKTTAEMKTLSTFNGSGWDIEENTVNINNGYPYLSWQTPGNSPVWYIYPGPFSFTLNYSAGAGGSVTGNTSQIVAYGGNGTAVTAVPDACYYFVSWNDSSTQNPRTDTNVTSNITVTANFAAGYAYANGSGTVGDPWLITNVSELQAMICNLSAHYALANDIDASATSGWNGGAGFIPVGNGSGAFTGTFDGRGYTVTGLFINRSADNVGLFGYVNPEWAAVSNVSLVDLNITGADFVGGLAGSNYGSVYNCSAAGNVSGSQSVGGLMGYNMGTVSNSSAAANVSGTYMHTGGLVGWNDNSSGYGTISNSYASGTVDGVDNVGGLAGTSNGIIDNSSSTASVDGNDDVGGLVGENVTGGSVSNSSAAGAVNGRYYVGGLAGENQVNGSIYDSHSTGNTSGTNCIGGLVGLNNASTSDSYAAGKVTGNQHVGGFAGYNDYGTVNSSYSTGGVNGNWDVGGFVGLNNWGTVNNSYSTGNVSGTNNRVGGFVGTNYANVSDSYARGNVSGIQYIGGFAGQNHGLSAVITMSYSTGTVSGTSNLGGFVGSNSFGTVNNSYAIGNVSGGTTVGGLAGYTSGDTSGGSVKHSYSKGTVSGSGNLGGLIGFNDNCSVSVSFWDMQTSGQLTSAGGTGLNTSEMKDFFTFYAAGWDLICESDNGTDDIWGIDYSGASNNGYPFLWWQGLTHNVSFTLTYTAGPNGTINGTSPQVVGCNGIGSAVQAVPDACYVFVNWSDSITDNPRTDANVFGNITVIANFAMDTFMLNTSSTVGGNVSVPGEGPFGPYNCSQIVPITAVNDSCYYFVNWSGTGVDAGMVAAPGNASTTINMSHSYSVQANFAIYQYTLNYSAGAHGAIAANASQIVNCGSNGLPVTAVADACYHFVNWNDAVTDNPRTDTNVLGNIAATANFAIDQVTLTTSSTAGGNVTAPGEPGPYGYNCGDIVTINATPDACYHFVNWTGTGVDANRVADPNTASTTINMSGSYAVQANFAIDTFTLTYNASAGGSITGATPQVVNCGADGAQVTAVPDACYHFVNWSDGLATAARIDTNILGDITVTANFAIDQFTLTYTAGTGGTINGTTPQTVDCGADGTGVTATPDAGYNFLSWSDGITTAARTDTNVLGDITVTANFRRPGGGGGYSPPSVLQLNIDIFDHEIMALTDGSGTVQGDVYAISPEGNVSIHIPAGTTALFGNGSPLTELNVDSIDYCPGPPDGKTVIAAFDFHPDGATFDPAIEITVTYDPDALPEGTDASQLVIAFYNETTGTWEYLNGTVNPDTNTITFSVTHFTIFAVMAPGECAPEPAETPAPTAEPTATPTVEPTPTATPTVSPTATPTATAMPPTGGADDDSDNTETLVLIIVGCILAAALVIALVLRLRKR, encoded by the coding sequence ATGCAGTTCAAATCCATCGCCGGGTATATCACGATAATAATACTTCTCGCCGCTGTGGTTGGCGGGCTGGCCGCCCTGCCGTCACACGGGGCGGTAGCCGCGGACGGGACATTGAACAACAGCAGCATCACCGGACTTGGCATTGCCCCTCAGTTGAATATTACACGCTTCGACTTTTACACACTATCGGTGAATGTTGATCCGGGCGGAAGAACGATCAATAATGTTTCTTTTGTGATCCGTCCGCAAAACGCCGGCGTAAACAACAGCGACTGGGATTTCCTGACCAACGGGACACCTAATCCCGATCCCAATGTCCCATTTACCCGTGAAGCAACGGAAGGCCCCGCAGGTACCTGGTCGTTTAACCTGCTGCGGCCGGACAACATATATCCGGAAATCGCATTTATTCGCGGCATAAACTCATCGCCATCGAATTCCAGGTTCTGGAGAGACAGCTACCACCTGATGCATTTCACCAATCATTTCGACATGGGCGCCAACACCAGTTTCTTCATCGAGCTGTATGCAACGCCTAAAACCACAGCCCCTCTCAGTGTGGATATGCAGGTGTTCCTTGTGGGCAACGGGTTTAACATTTCCGAATTTCAGAGTGGTAATTTTTCTAACGAAGCCTGGAGAAATCACACCGATGTGGAACTTGTAGGAACCATTAGTCAGGCCTCAGACTATCACCATACACACAGTCCAAATTCAAGCCATTTTCTTATCCCCCTTTCTACCAATAGTGAAGCGAAAATAGAAATAGGCAATAAATCCATTGATATCAGCGGTGATTTCTGGGTCATCTTTACCACCGGCCACCAGCTGCAGAACCGCGGCTGGGACCTGAAATACCATCCCGGCGAGAACAACGGCACCTGGTATAAAGGCAGCGGCACGACCTTCGCCCTGCAGTCCGGCTGTCCGGATGCGCACGTGCACTTCGCAAGAGAATTTCCGGCAGACCCATACAACAGCATGGAGGTATATGTAGCTGTTGGATATGAAGAGGGCGGGACGTCTTATAATTTTTCAAGCGCCAAGTCTCTTTTCTCTTTTAGCGAACTGCCCAACCTGCCGCCTAACCCCAGCGCATTCACAGCGCCGGCTCCCGGTATTTACCAGGGCAATGTAACCATCAGCTGGTTCCCTGCAACCGATCCCAACAATGACCCCCTTACCTATAATGTATCTCTGATCGATGATGAGGCGGTAGAAACACAAATAGCCAGTAACCTAAGCGCCACTTCCTTTTCATTGAACTCCTCCGCATATGCCGATGGTTTTTACAACATCCGGGTAGAGGCCTGTGAAAGCGGCACCGATGATCTATTCTGCACCGACTTCGATTTGTTATCGAACTTTGATGAAGGACTTTGCGAATTTTTCAGGATATGGAACGGCGATCCGGAAGGCGGCATCGGCACAACAGGCAATCCTTACCTTATATGCGACGTGTGCGACCTGCAGAACATGAAACTCAACCTCAGCGCCCACTACGCGCTGAACAACAGCATCGACCTGACCGTATTAGACTGGGGCAATTGGAGCGACGGCAACGGCTTCATTCCCATAGGCAACTTCTCAAACCCGTTCGAAGGCAGCTTCGACGGATGCGGATACAATATCAGCGGTCTATTCATCAACCGGTCAAGCACCAGTTTCGTAGGCCTGTTCGCATATTTTCACCTCGGCACCCTCAGCAACGTAAGCCTTATAGACGTGAATATCACCGGACTATACAACGTCGGCGGGCTCGCCGGGGGCAACTGGGACGGCGCGGTGAATAACTCCTACGTCACCGGCAGCGTCAATGCAATCCAGGGCGACGTCGGAGGGCTGATAGGGGACAATAACGGCACGGTCAACAACTCATGCGCCGCCGCCGAAGTCAGCGGAAACACCGACAACGTCGGCGGGCTCGTGGGGGACAACGCTGATTCCGGCTCGGTCAACAACTCCTGCGCCACCGGAAACGTCATCGGGGGCGACGGCAACGTCGGCGGGCTCGTAGGCTATAACTACGGGTATGGCGTGATAAACAACTCCTACGCCACGGGAACTGTCAACGGATACGACTATATCGGAGGGCTCCTGGGGTATAGCGAGGAATACGGCTCGGTAAGCAACTCCTACGCCACCGGAGACGTCGGCGGAAACCTGGATGTCGGCGGGCTGGCGGGTTACAACGACGGCTCCGTGTACAACTGCTCCGCCGCCGGGGCTGTGAGCGGAAGCGAAAATACCGGCGGGCTCATAGGGGAGAACTCCTATGACGCTACGATCAATTGTTCGTACGCCGCGGCGAACGTGGCCGGGAACCAGGTAGCGGGAGGGCTCGCCGGAGAAAACCTTGGTTTAATATCCCGCTCCTATGCCACGGGAAACGTGAGCGCGGGGAACAGCAACATCGGCGGGCTCGTGGGTTATAACAACTGCGGCGATATAATCGACGCGTATGCTGCAGGTAACGTGAGCGGGGCCAGCGACGTCGGCGGGCTCGTGGGGACCGATAACGGCTGCGGTGTGATCAACAGCTCGTATTCCACGGGATACGTCAGCGGAACCGGCGTCGAAATCGGCGGATTCCTGGGCCGGAATGAAAGCAGCGAGGTGTACAACAGCTTCTGGGACACGGAGACCTCCAACCAGTCGATAAGCGCCGGCGGCACGGGCAAGACCACAGCCGAGATGAAGACCCTGTCAACCTTCAACGGCTCCGGCTGGGACATAGAGGAAAACACGGTAAATATCAACAACGGCTATCCCTACCTTTCATGGCAGACGCCGGGGAACTCGCCGGTCTGGTATATCTACCCGGGGCCTTTCAGCTTCACGCTGAACTACTCCGCGGGCGCGGGCGGCAGCGTAACAGGCAACACATCTCAAATAGTCGCCTACGGCGGCAACGGCACGGCGGTCACCGCCGTCCCCGATGCCTGCTATTACTTCGTCAGCTGGAACGATAGCTCGACCCAGAATCCGCGAACCGATACCAATGTCACCAGCAACATCACAGTCACGGCCAATTTCGCCGCGGGCTACGCCTACGCAAACGGCAGCGGCACCGTAGGTGATCCCTGGCTCATCACGAATGTCTCCGAACTGCAGGCCATGATATGCAATCTGTCCGCGCACTACGCCCTGGCCAATGACATCGACGCGTCCGCTACTTCCGGCTGGAACGGCGGCGCGGGATTCATCCCCGTGGGCAACGGCTCGGGCGCGTTCACCGGCACCTTCGACGGGCGCGGCTATACAGTCACGGGACTGTTCATCAACCGCTCTGCCGACAATGTGGGCCTTTTCGGATATGTAAATCCGGAATGGGCCGCAGTGAGCAATGTCAGCCTAGTCGATTTGAATATAACCGGAGCCGACTTTGTCGGCGGTCTCGCAGGGTCAAACTACGGCTCCGTATACAACTGCTCCGCCGCGGGAAACGTGAGCGGCTCTCAGTCCGTCGGCGGCCTTATGGGATACAACATGGGTACCGTTTCCAACTCGTCCGCCGCGGCAAACGTGAGCGGAACTTATATGCATACCGGCGGGCTTGTAGGATGGAACGACAACAGCAGCGGATACGGCACCATTTCCAACTCCTACGCCTCGGGAACCGTTGACGGAGTGGACAATGTCGGCGGGCTCGCGGGAACCAGCAACGGCATCATAGACAACTCTTCCTCCACAGCGAGTGTAGATGGAAACGACGACGTCGGCGGGCTCGTGGGAGAAAATGTCACCGGCGGCTCGGTATCCAACTCCTCCGCCGCGGGAGCAGTGAACGGACGCTATTACGTGGGCGGGCTCGCGGGTGAGAACCAAGTCAACGGCTCAATATACGACTCGCACTCCACAGGGAATACAAGCGGAACCAACTGCATCGGCGGGCTCGTTGGTCTAAACAACGCCTCTACATCAGATTCATATGCTGCCGGGAAAGTGACGGGTAATCAACACGTCGGTGGATTCGCAGGTTATAACGACTATGGTACAGTGAATAGCTCATACTCCACTGGCGGCGTGAATGGAAACTGGGATGTAGGCGGATTTGTGGGATTAAACAACTGGGGCACGGTGAACAACTCGTACTCCACAGGAAACGTCAGCGGAACCAACAACCGTGTCGGCGGGTTCGTGGGAACAAACTACGCCAACGTGTCCGATTCATACGCAAGGGGAAATGTCAGCGGAATCCAGTACATCGGCGGATTTGCAGGACAGAACCACGGCCTTTCCGCCGTAATAACCATGTCATACTCTACAGGGACCGTGAGCGGAACCTCCAATCTCGGCGGGTTTGTAGGTTCAAACAGCTTCGGCACGGTAAACAACTCATACGCTATCGGGAACGTCAGCGGAGGCACCACCGTAGGCGGGTTAGCTGGTTACACCTCGGGCGACACCTCGGGCGGCTCGGTAAAACACTCTTACTCTAAAGGAACTGTGAGCGGTAGCGGCAATCTGGGCGGTCTGATAGGTTTCAACGACAACTGTTCAGTGTCTGTCAGCTTCTGGGACATGCAGACGTCCGGCCAATTAACCAGCGCCGGCGGCACGGGCCTAAACACCTCCGAGATGAAGGACTTCTTCACCTTCTACGCTGCGGGATGGGACCTCATCTGCGAATCGGACAACGGCACGGACGATATCTGGGGCATAGACTACAGCGGCGCCAGCAATAACGGCTATCCTTTCCTCTGGTGGCAGGGGCTCACTCATAATGTCAGCTTCACATTAACGTATACAGCAGGTCCGAACGGAACCATCAACGGCACGTCGCCGCAGGTGGTGGGCTGCAACGGGATCGGCTCGGCGGTGCAGGCCGTCCCGGACGCCTGCTACGTCTTCGTAAACTGGAGCGATTCCATAACGGACAATCCGCGCACCGATGCCAATGTTTTCGGCAATATCACGGTTATAGCCAACTTCGCCATGGACACCTTCATGCTCAACACCTCATCCACCGTCGGCGGCAACGTATCCGTCCCCGGCGAGGGCCCGTTCGGCCCCTACAACTGCAGCCAGATAGTCCCCATCACCGCCGTCAACGACTCATGCTACTACTTCGTCAACTGGAGCGGCACGGGCGTGGATGCGGGCATGGTGGCCGCCCCCGGCAATGCTTCAACCACAATCAATATGAGCCACAGCTACTCGGTGCAGGCCAACTTCGCCATATATCAGTACACTCTCAACTATTCGGCGGGCGCCCACGGCGCAATCGCGGCCAACGCGTCCCAGATAGTCAACTGCGGCTCTAACGGCCTGCCGGTCACGGCCGTCGCGGACGCCTGCTACCATTTCGTTAACTGGAACGATGCCGTAACGGACAACCCGCGCACCGATACTAACGTGCTCGGAAACATCGCGGCAACGGCCAATTTCGCCATCGATCAGGTCACGCTGACCACTTCCTCCACCGCGGGCGGGAATGTCACCGCGCCGGGAGAGCCCGGGCCTTACGGCTACAATTGCGGCGATATAGTCACCATAAACGCCACACCGGACGCCTGCTACCACTTCGTTAACTGGACGGGCACGGGCGTGGACGCCAACCGGGTGGCCGACCCCAACACCGCCTCCACCACCATCAATATGAGCGGCAGCTACGCCGTCCAGGCCAACTTCGCCATCGATACCTTTACCCTTACCTATAACGCGTCGGCCGGGGGCTCTATCACCGGCGCCACGCCGCAAGTCGTCAACTGCGGGGCGGACGGCGCCCAGGTCACAGCCGTTCCCGACGCCTGTTACCATTTCGTCAACTGGAGCGACGGCCTGGCCACGGCGGCCCGCATCGATACAAACATTCTCGGCGACATCACGGTCACGGCCAACTTCGCCATCGACCAGTTCACCCTGACCTATACGGCAGGCACGGGAGGAACAATCAACGGCACTACGCCCCAGACCGTGGACTGCGGCGCGGACGGCACCGGGGTCACGGCGACACCAGACGCCGGATACAACTTCCTGAGCTGGAGCGACGGCATAACCACGGCAGCCCGTACCGATACCAACGTGCTCGGCGATATCACCGTCACAGCCAACTTCAGGCGGCCGGGCGGAGGGGGCGGCTACTCTCCTCCATCCGTTCTGCAGCTCAATATCGACATCTTCGACCACGAGATAATGGCGCTTACGGACGGCAGCGGGACGGTGCAGGGTGATGTGTACGCCATATCGCCGGAGGGCAACGTGTCCATCCATATCCCGGCGGGCACGACGGCGCTCTTCGGCAACGGCAGCCCCCTCACCGAGCTGAACGTCGATTCCATTGACTACTGTCCCGGTCCTCCGGACGGCAAGACGGTCATCGCCGCATTCGACTTCCATCCCGACGGGGCCACCTTCGACCCCGCAATAGAGATAACCGTAACGTACGATCCGGATGCCCTGCCGGAAGGGACGGACGCGTCGCAGCTGGTCATTGCCTTCTATAACGAGACAACAGGGACGTGGGAATACCTGAACGGCACGGTGAACCCTGACACCAACACGATAACCTTCTCCGTGACCCATTTCACTATCTTCGCCGTCATGGCCCCGGGCGAATGTGCCCCGGAGCCCGCCGAGACGCCCGCGCCGACAGCCGAGCCCACAGCGACGCCCACGGTTGAGCCGACGCCGACGGCCACGCCGACCGTGTCTCCGACCGCGACGCCGACAGCGACAGCCATGCCGCCGACTGGAGGCGCAGACGACGACTCGGATAACACCGAGACGCTGGTTCTAATCATAGTGGGCTGTATTCTGGCGGCGGCTTTGGTCATTGCTCTAGTGCTCAGATTAAGAAAACGATAG
- a CDS encoding zinc-dependent dehydrogenase has product MRVAVYYNNNDVRIEERPVSKIGPGEMLVRVEASGICGSDVAEWDRLPKAPLVLGHEIAGVVAAVGKGVESYKEGDRIVAAHHVPCNTCRYCLSGHHTACDTLRRTKFDPGGFAEFVRLPAINVDRGVFKIPEGVSFEDASFTEPLACVLRGQRTARLQPGQSVLVMGSGIAGLIHIHLAGLLGATRVIATDVSDARLEAAGRFGAYAALNANEDIASHLRRLNNGRLVDLVIVCTTAPAAFDQSISLVERGGTVLFFAPPEPDYRMSLPVNKLFYKNDITLTTSYAGNPADYATALELIASRRVCLNRMITHRLPLADIGKGFNLVAAGSECIKVIIEPQK; this is encoded by the coding sequence TTGCGTGTCGCGGTTTACTATAATAACAATGACGTCCGTATCGAAGAGCGGCCTGTATCGAAGATAGGTCCCGGCGAGATGCTGGTGCGCGTCGAGGCCAGCGGCATCTGCGGCAGCGACGTGGCGGAGTGGGACCGCCTCCCCAAGGCCCCGCTTGTTCTCGGTCACGAGATAGCCGGCGTCGTCGCCGCTGTCGGCAAGGGCGTCGAATCTTATAAAGAGGGCGACCGAATCGTCGCCGCGCACCACGTCCCCTGCAATACCTGCCGCTATTGCCTGAGCGGCCATCATACCGCATGCGATACTTTACGGCGCACCAAGTTCGATCCCGGCGGCTTCGCCGAGTTCGTGCGCCTGCCCGCGATAAACGTCGACCGCGGTGTGTTCAAGATACCGGAGGGCGTCTCGTTCGAGGATGCCAGCTTCACCGAGCCGCTGGCCTGCGTGCTGCGCGGCCAGCGCACGGCGCGGCTGCAGCCGGGGCAGAGCGTCCTGGTCATGGGCAGCGGCATCGCCGGGCTGATCCATATACACCTGGCCGGATTGCTGGGGGCCACGCGCGTCATAGCGACGGATGTATCTGACGCGCGGCTGGAGGCGGCGGGACGCTTCGGCGCTTACGCCGCGCTGAACGCCAACGAGGATATCGCTTCGCATCTGCGTCGACTCAACAACGGCCGTCTGGTCGACCTTGTAATCGTCTGCACAACTGCGCCGGCGGCTTTCGATCAGTCGATCAGCCTCGTCGAGCGCGGCGGCACCGTGCTCTTCTTCGCGCCGCCGGAGCCTGACTACAGAATGTCGCTGCCGGTGAACAAGCTGTTCTACAAGAACGATATCACGCTTACCACATCGTACGCGGGCAACCCGGCGGATTATGCCACGGCGCTGGAACTCATCGCCAGCCGCAGAGTGTGCCTGAATCGAATGATCACGCACCGATTGCCGCTGGCTGATATCGGCAAAGGTTTCAACCTCGTCGCCGCGGGCAGCGAGTGCATCAAGGTCATCATCGAGCCGCAGAAGTAG
- the lsrF gene encoding 3-hydroxy-5-phosphonooxypentane-2,4-dione thiolase, with product MDWGLKNRIYQVVQRNGRCLIMPIDHGYFQGPTRKLEKPGDTLKPLLPYCDAVFVTRGVLRQAIDPKGSKPIILRVSGGSSVVGHDLADEGITTAIEDAIRLNVSALGISIFVGTDYEKQSLLNLAKLVDEGEKYGIPVMAVTAVGKELEKRDARYLALASRIAAELGARVVKTYWCENFEKVVNGCPVPVIMAGGPQVESEKEVFSFVYDGMEKGAIGVNLGRNIWQNDYPVAMIKALRAIVHRDASPMEAQEIYDNEKSEDTRKKFVRKLKQKSNFAGGGAGGKEIKD from the coding sequence ATGGACTGGGGATTGAAGAACAGGATATATCAGGTGGTGCAGCGCAACGGGCGCTGCCTGATCATGCCCATCGATCACGGGTATTTCCAGGGGCCTACGCGCAAGCTGGAGAAACCGGGCGATACTTTGAAACCCCTGTTGCCTTATTGTGACGCGGTATTCGTCACCAGAGGCGTCCTGCGCCAGGCCATCGATCCCAAGGGCTCGAAACCGATTATCCTCCGCGTATCCGGCGGCTCCAGCGTCGTCGGGCATGATCTTGCCGATGAGGGTATAACGACGGCGATCGAGGATGCAATCCGTCTCAACGTCTCGGCGCTGGGCATATCGATATTTGTAGGCACTGATTACGAGAAACAGTCGCTCCTGAACCTGGCGAAGCTGGTCGATGAGGGCGAAAAGTATGGTATACCGGTAATGGCCGTTACCGCCGTGGGCAAGGAACTGGAGAAGCGCGACGCACGATATCTGGCTCTTGCCTCGCGTATCGCCGCGGAGCTCGGGGCGCGCGTGGTCAAGACATACTGGTGCGAGAACTTCGAGAAGGTCGTGAACGGCTGTCCCGTCCCCGTCATCATGGCCGGCGGGCCCCAGGTCGAGTCGGAGAAAGAGGTCTTCAGTTTCGTCTATGACGGAATGGAGAAGGGGGCCATAGGCGTTAACCTGGGACGGAACATCTGGCAGAACGATTATCCTGTGGCCATGATCAAGGCGCTCAGGGCAATAGTCCACCGGGACGCGTCTCCAATGGAGGCCCAGGAGATATACGATAACGAAAAGAGCGAGGATACGCGCAAGAAGTTCGTCAGGAAGCTAAAGCAGAAGTCGAATTTTGCCGGCGGCGGTGCCGGCGGTAAAGAAATCAAGGATTAA
- a CDS encoding desulfoferrodoxin — MANQLGKRFKCSVCNTEVLCVKAGDGVVSCCGKDMEMQEARPLPSSD, encoded by the coding sequence GTGGCTAATCAGCTAGGCAAACGGTTCAAATGCAGCGTATGTAACACCGAGGTATTGTGCGTAAAGGCCGGCGATGGTGTGGTTTCGTGTTGCGGCAAGGATATGGAAATGCAGGAAGCCCGCCCGTTGCCGTCCTCGGATTAA
- a CDS encoding desulfoferrodoxin, translated as MANEVGKRYVCAKCGSEFMVTKAGQGAITCCGEQMKKK; from the coding sequence GTGGCAAACGAAGTAGGCAAAAGATATGTATGCGCGAAATGCGGCTCCGAGTTTATGGTTACCAAAGCCGGGCAGGGAGCCATAACCTGCTGCGGCGAGCAGATGAAGAAGAAGTAA
- the lepB gene encoding signal peptidase I: protein MTNMKMSIVLQIIASVALALLLFFGVQTIIESRVVEGSSMEVNLHDGQRLIVVKAAYWFGEPQRGDVVIFTHPLDPERTLVKRVVGCPGESIEIKNSTVYINGSPLEEPYVKGTTSPLSNMKIPDGCYFVMGDNRQASSDSRSWGPLPEENIIGRAWLLYWPLEDWHLIDGYSYAE from the coding sequence ATGACAAATATGAAGATGTCGATAGTCCTGCAGATAATAGCGTCCGTGGCGCTGGCTTTGCTGCTATTCTTCGGCGTGCAAACCATCATAGAGAGCCGGGTAGTTGAAGGCTCATCGATGGAGGTTAATCTCCACGATGGCCAGCGCCTGATCGTGGTCAAGGCCGCCTACTGGTTCGGCGAGCCGCAACGGGGCGACGTTGTCATTTTCACGCATCCGCTCGATCCGGAACGAACGCTGGTCAAGAGGGTCGTCGGTTGTCCCGGAGAGTCGATTGAGATTAAGAATTCAACAGTATACATTAACGGCTCTCCGCTGGAGGAGCCTTACGTGAAAGGAACAACAAGTCCTTTGTCTAATATGAAAATACCCGACGGCTGCTATTTCGTTATGGGCGATAACCGCCAGGCCAGCAGCGATTCCCGCAGCTGGGGGCCGCTCCCTGAAGAGAACATCATCGGGCGGGCGTGGCTTCTTTACTGGCCTCTGGAAGACTGGCACCTTATCGACGGCTATTCTTACGCGGAGTGA
- a CDS encoding YebC/PmpR family DNA-binding transcriptional regulator — MSGHSKWSTIKRQKGAADAKRGTLFTKLSKEIEAAARGGDPNPEMNFKLRLAVQKARDSNMPVDNIERAIKRASGELGGVQPAEHHYEGYGPSGAAILIEVLTDNKNRTTAEVRNVFSRGGGNLGENGCVTWIFQPKGVIVVEALGNADDLALLAIDAGAEDVKQDGDTLEIQTVPEELEAVRKKLEAQNIKITSSELTRIPQNMIALDKKSAIQALKLMDRLEELDDVQRVYTNADFPDDAIEEYGGQ; from the coding sequence ATGTCAGGTCATTCCAAATGGTCAACCATTAAACGCCAGAAGGGCGCAGCCGACGCCAAACGAGGGACGCTCTTCACCAAGCTGAGCAAGGAGATCGAGGCCGCGGCGCGCGGGGGTGATCCCAATCCCGAGATGAATTTCAAGCTGAGGCTGGCGGTGCAGAAGGCCCGCGACAGCAATATGCCCGTAGATAATATCGAACGGGCCATCAAAAGGGCATCCGGCGAACTGGGCGGAGTCCAACCTGCAGAACATCATTACGAAGGCTACGGGCCGAGCGGTGCAGCAATACTGATTGAAGTACTTACAGACAATAAGAACCGGACAACCGCAGAGGTAAGAAATGTCTTTTCACGCGGCGGCGGCAACCTCGGCGAGAACGGCTGTGTCACTTGGATATTCCAGCCTAAGGGAGTGATTGTAGTCGAAGCTTTGGGCAACGCCGACGACCTGGCACTTTTAGCTATCGACGCTGGCGCTGAAGACGTAAAACAGGACGGTGACACCCTGGAAATACAGACCGTGCCGGAGGAACTTGAGGCGGTGAGGAAGAAGCTGGAAGCTCAGAACATCAAGATCACCTCCTCCGAACTGACGAGAATCCCGCAGAACATGATAGCGCTCGATAAGAAATCCGCTATTCAGGCTCTGAAGCTTATGGACAGGCTTGAGGAGCTCGACGACGTGCAGCGTGTATACACCAATGCCGACTTCCCCGATGACGCCATCGAAGAATACGGCGGCCAGTGA
- the ruvC gene encoding crossover junction endodeoxyribonuclease RuvC, translated as MPLQAISNLQLIVCEMRIIGIDPGTLTLGYGIIDEVSGEIKYVACGALNAPSTMQMPDRLYKIHRELRDVIRQYHPDTAAIEEPFVAKNARSAIAVGQAIGAATIAIIESGMPLHRYTPTQVKQSVTSYGRSGKEQVAEMVCVILNLPAPPRPSDAADALAVAVCHIQAQHISSLLK; from the coding sequence ATGCCGCTGCAAGCGATATCGAACCTGCAATTAATTGTTTGTGAAATGCGAATCATAGGAATCGACCCCGGAACGCTCACGCTGGGATACGGCATAATCGACGAGGTATCCGGCGAGATAAAGTATGTCGCCTGCGGAGCGCTTAATGCTCCATCAACCATGCAGATGCCAGACCGGCTCTACAAGATACATAGAGAGCTGCGCGATGTCATAAGACAATACCATCCCGACACAGCTGCCATCGAAGAGCCCTTCGTGGCCAAGAACGCCCGCTCGGCCATTGCCGTAGGACAGGCTATAGGCGCGGCGACGATAGCGATAATCGAAAGCGGGATGCCGCTTCACCGTTACACTCCTACCCAGGTCAAGCAGTCTGTGACCAGCTATGGTCGCAGCGGTAAGGAACAGGTGGCGGAGATGGTTTGTGTTATACTGAATCTGCCGGCGCCGCCGCGGCCCTCCGATGCCGCCGACGCCCTGGCGGTGGCTGTGTGCCACATCCAGGCGCAACATATATCGAGCTTGCTGAAATGA